The following are encoded together in the Arvicanthis niloticus isolate mArvNil1 chromosome 11, mArvNil1.pat.X, whole genome shotgun sequence genome:
- the Prps1l1 gene encoding ribose-phosphate pyrophosphokinase 3: MPNIKIFSGSSHQDLSQKITERLGLELGKVVTKKFSNQETCVEIGESVRGEDVYIVQSGCGEINDSLMELLIMINACKIASASRVTAVIPCFPYARQDKKDKSRAPISAKLVANMLSIAGADHIITMDLHASQIQGFFDIPVDNLYAEPAVLKWIKENISDWRNCTIVSPDAGGAKRVTSIADHLNVDFALIHKERKKANEVDRMVLVGDVRDRVAILVDDMADTCGTICYAADKLLSEGATRVYAILTHGIFSGPAIARINGACFEAVVVTNTIPQEDKMKQCSKIQVIDISMILAEAIRRTHNGESVSYLFSHVPL, translated from the coding sequence ATGCCAAACATCAAAATCTTCAGTGGCAGCTCCCACCAGGACTTATCCCAGAAGATTACCGAGCGCCTGGGCCTCGAGCTCGGCAAGGTGGTAACTAAGAAATTCAGCAACCAGGAGACCTGCGTGGAAATTGGTGAGAGTGTGCGGGGAGAAGATGTCTACATCGTTCAGAGCGGTTGTGGTGAAATCAACGACAGTCTAATGGAACTTTTGATCATGATTAATGCCTGCAAGATCGCTTCAGCTAGCCGGGTGACTGCAGTCATCCCATGCTTCCCTTACGCTCGGCAGGATAAAAAGGATAAGAGCCGGGCTCCCATCTCTGCGAAGCTCGTGGCAAATATGCTGTCTATAGCAGGTGCAGATCACATTATCACCATGGACCTACATGCTTCTCAGATTCAGGGGTTTTTTGACATCCCGGTAGACAATTTGTATGCAGAGCCAGCTGTCCTAAAGTggataaaggaaaatatttctgaTTGGAGGAACTGCACAATTGTCTCTCCTGATGCTGGCGGAGCCAAGAGAGTCACTTCCATCGCTGACCATTTGAATGTGGATTTTGCCTTGATTCACAAAGAACGGAAGAAAGCCAATGAAGTGGACCGCATGGTGCTTGTGGGTGATGTAAGAGATCGGGTGGCTATCCTTGTAGATGACATGGCTGACACTTGTGGTACAATCTGTTATGCGGCCGACAAACTTCTCTCAGAGGGAGCTACCAGAGTTTATGCCATCTTGACTCATGGAATCTTTTCTGGCCCAGCCATTGCTCGTATCAATGGTGCATGCTTTGAAGCAGTGGTGGTCACTAACACCATACCTCAAGAAGACAAAATGAAGCAGTGTAGCAAAATCCAGGTGATTGACATCTCCATGATTCTTGCTGAAGCCATCCGGAGAACCCATAATGGAGAATCTGTTTCCTACTTGTTCAGTCATGTTCCCTTGTAA